The DNA region ctctctctctctctctctctctctctctctctctctctctcttctctctctctctttaaaaaattatttaacttgcATTGTCATCTTTCAGCAATTTCAAGATATAATTGTACTCTGATTTCCATGTTTGTTTTATGAGAAAAAGCTGCCTTTACTGTTTATCTTTTCAAGTCAATATGTGCTTCCTTCTCTCAGTGGCTTCTAAGAGTCTCTGTATCATTGACTTTTCTCTGCTTTACATTCATGTGTTTGGGTCTTCTTTGTCAAATCTTTATTCTGCTTATGGACCAAAGACTTGTGGTACATGTGGTCCGTGTTGATGCCCTTTATCACTTTGTAGAAGTTCTCTGCAAATATTGCATCCCAGTTTCTCTTTTTCCCACAGTGCTTGGATGTCCACTACACATAGGTAGGACATTTCCTTGTATTTTACATAATTCTAATACACtttccttaatttcctttttatccaatttgcatttcatttgaaattttttgttCACTTTATTTCTTGCTAACTCTTTAGTATTTTCCTGTGTTTACTCCAATTTTAAACTCATgatgaattcttattttcacaatttttaataaatagaattttatttgattttttcgTGAATTCTAATTTTCTGCTTAAATTTTTTATCTACTTATTATACATTATCTTCTGCTATCTTGAACatagttatcatttttattttaatattattatttatgtttatacACTGGATAGTCTCAGTGTAcatgcaagtgattttttttcttatatttagagAGCATACTCATATATTCCAATGATTTTCATTATACTATGAGTAtagtttattaaaaacaataagttGCCTAGGCTCCAGATCATATACTCACTGCAAAATAAGATTGACCATGTTACTATAAGATCTACACACAGCACACTATTCTTCTTAACCCATGGAGTTAAGTGTGGGAAAACATTACCTTCAAGGGACATAGGCAATACATGGAGATAGTTGTCATTATTACAAGTGAGGAGGTGGTATTGGCATCAAGGTAGAGGTCAGGGATGCTTCACAGCAATCTATAACATACAGGGTAGCACTTCACAACAAAGAATTGTTGGGCTATAAATATCAGTAGTGTCATGGTTTAGAAAGCCCTCCTTTATCTAAAGAAGACTGTGGGTTTAAGCTAATTTCCAGCCttcttatttctatatttatccTCTTCAGAGGCATGGGAGATTAAAACGAGACCCTAAAGTCTTCTTACAACTTCTGATTAACTTATGTAAGTCTTCAATTcagaaatcagggaagtggcCTAGGGACTAAAGAATATAAGGTTTCCATTTTATATGGGGATATCTACTACTGCTAGAGAAGCTCTAAGCTATTTTCCTGAGTATCGCACACAGTTTCAGTTCTATGGTCTTGTAGACtgcaatagaaaaataactgtTCTATTCCCCATATCAATAATTGCTTGAGGACAGGATTTGctgttaacattttaatatatactaCTGCATTCCAAATTCACAGCCTGTTTTACAGTCCattcaactattttaaaaatacataatacttGGTATTACCCCCAtccaagcaaacaaataaatagacaaagaaaTTGTAATGGATAAacatctataactaaataaaaattaatacaacaAATAACCAACATAATTGCATTCAGGATGAAATCATTTGAAGTGAACTCAAGTTCCTCTCCAAGATTAACAACAATAGTAAAGGAGATCACAACATTCTccaaatttaggaaaaaataactaATTAAGGTACCATTAAAATTACTTAAcagcatgatttttttctatttaataatattttatttctcatagaaTTCCTCCAGAATCTTGAAGCTCTTGCCTTAAGGCAAGTAAAAAACATTAATACTTACTCTCCAGTTTAATGCCTTTTATGGCCTCATTTAAAGTTTAAATGGCATGAACTTCTTTCCATTGCTTAAAATACTTCATGAGTGTTTTAcctgcaacctctcctctttcAATTCTTTCTACTTTCAGATTCTTCAACTCCACTAAGCAACATTGTTCTTCTTTGTGGTCTTCAAATGTACCAATCTTATAAAATTGTGGATCTTTGTGTTAGTCATCCTTTCTGCCTAGAATATCTCAGGAAATTGTGTGGTTACTTCTTTCAGATCATTTTGTATCAGCTGAACCTCAAAAGACCACCTGGTTTGTGTCAGAATATCATACTTAACTATGAAAATTAAGGTATTTAGTACCTCCCCAATCAAACCACAGTACACCTGCATTTATTCACATGAATATAACCTAAGAAACCTGGAAAGTTAGTTTATCTCATTCATATACTTTAAACAGAGCCTGAAAATTGGAAGTGATTCATAATAGTTTGTTTACTAAATGACTCACTTATTCAGTACATGaagtaataatttatattatttgaattgGACTTTCTACTTTGTTGATTTActcatttttctacttcatttagAACACCCTGTGCTGTCTTAATAGCTTTATCATGGAAGTTTTAACTTCCTGGTTGCGAAGTGTATAAATTACAGGGTTCAGCAAAGGAAAGATGACTGTATGAAAGAGAGCAACTACTTTGTCAACTGGAAAAACCCTGAAGGGGCGGGTGTAGATAAAAGTGGCAGGTCCAAACATGAGGAACACAATGATAATGTGGGTGGTGCAAGTGGAGATAGCCTTACTCTTCCCTTCGGAGGAGTGTCCCTTTACTCTGCAGAGGATGACAGCATAGGAGGCCAGAAGGCCCAGGAAGCCCAGCAGGGTGAGCAGGCCATTGTTGGAGACCATCAGGAGTTCCACCACATAGGTGTCAGTGCAGGCCAGCTTGATGACCTGTGGCACATCACAGAAGAAGTTGTCCAGCTGGTTTGGGCCACAAAAGGGCAAGTGCAGGATAAGGGCCACTTGCACAATGGCATGGGCAAAGGCCCCAAGCCACAGAGCCAACAGCAATGCATAGCAGACCCTGGGGCTCATGACTGTTGCATAATGTAGAGGCCGACATATGGCGATGTAGCGGTCAAAGGCCATGATAACAAGAAGGAACATCTCCCCGACACCAAGGAAATGCAAGAAAAACAGCTGGGTGATGCAGCAATTGTAGGAAATTACTTTCTTCTCAGAGAAGAAGTCCACCAGCATCCTGGGAGACACAATGAAGGAGTAGGAGGCATCCAGGAAGGCCAAGTTTCCCAAGAAGAAATAGAGGGGAGCATTAAGTCCAGGATCTGATCTTATAGTAAGAATGATAAGAACATTGCCAGGGAGGATTATGAGGTAGAACATTGAGACTAGCACAAAGAGCAGGATTTGGGCATCTTGAGATTGGGTCAAACCAAGGAGGATGAATTCTGTCACCACTGTGCTGTTTCCTGTGTCCATCACTTCCTAATCCAGAGAATCACAAAAGCAAATTGTTATGACCAACCTTTTTCTGCTCAATAGAACTTCTCctagtaaaaataatatttgctacATCCCAAATTAGCATAGCTGAAAGCAACTTATGCCCCGTAattcccctgaaccctgagtttaCCCTTCTTTCATTCTACTCATTCCTCACCAAGAGTTGCGTCTTCTAAATACACTTTCATTCCCATTTAACCTTGAATTTCTATATAACTGTGCTTGTGTAGGACTCGAGGCTATTTTGCTCACAATGTTTGGGAATATCCTCACTAACACACAACATAATCTTTAGCAAGATTGTCTGTTTTGGGGTTATTGATGACTCATCATTGTTGTTAATAGTAATTCATTATTTCTAATTGTCAGAATATGGGCCAACTCTGGGTCCCTTCTCCTGATTGACACACAGAAGTCTGAATTCCTGCTTGTtacctttctgtttgttttctgaaTTGCAATGATATTTCTGATGTCATGCTCTGCATGTATAGCTTTGTGAATTCTCAATCTAAACTTGTTATCAGGCTCTCAAACAAGATCTGTACATTTGACATGACTTAGAGGTATTATCTTGATTAGGAAAAATTACATGGTTATATCCATGATTAGGTGCCAATCTTATATATGCACTCCATTCTGTTTTTGAATTCTAATTAGTAGCAAGCTTTATTTGTTTACCATATACCTAAAGTCTGTTTCTCCAAATGTTGTAAGGTTAGCCAAATGATATACTTCTCTCAGATATTTTTTTGTGTTATCAAAAGATTTTGACTGTCCCAACTAATATAATTAGAATTCAGCTTAAATTTGCCATATACAACATATAGTATACAAATTTaagagataattaaaattaattgcagttgatttttaatttgctatGTATTTACTTCTTTGGTCTCATTAGCCAGTGGTAAAGTGGGTGTGTGTTTGATTAGGAAAGTATTAGTGGTTCATTTATTGGCACTATTTTATGAAGACATTAAATGACAAATCATGACATTGCTTGCCTTGATAATTTCCCTTTTGCTGGGTATGATGTAGTTTGCCTGTAATTCCaaaatctcaggaggctgaggcaagagaaatgcaagttcacagccagcctcagcaactgcctTTTggttaggcactaagcaactcattgataccctgtctccaaataatatacaaaatagagctgaggatgtggcttagtgatagagggcccctgagttcaatccctaataatcCCTACCCCATCCAAAACCTTCTTTTATGTCTAAAACTTTGTCTAAATAAGAGTTCTACTCATTTTGGAGAAATTGAGAATTAATATTTAGTCTGTGTACTAGTCTCCAATTAGAATGTGTTCATTCTAGGATGGGGAAAGTAACAGAATAACATGTTGGAGTGTTAAACTCTGTGGAATTTCTCTGTTActactgatgttttttttttaaatcatacattTGTGTTAGTTTAttgtaaaaacattttacaaataaaacattaatattgtGAGACTACATAGTTCACTGTTGTTTATATAAAAGACAAATGACCACTGATTAGGAAAAATTACTGTCATGTGAAATATTCAGATATTaggatttattttcatgtatatgtAATACTTTTCAAAAGTGCTATGGATACAGAGGAATGCAATTtggcaaaaaaatgaaatattggtaCATGTTACAATAGGAAagaacctcaaaaacattatacGTGGGAAAGGAGGCAACGAAAAATAGCTATGTAAAATGTCCAAAGAAACTTTTACAGGCTGAGAGTGTAACAGTGATTTCCTAGGACTTGAGATAAGGCGAAAATTAACACAATGTTCCTGACAAAAAGGTTCTAGAATTATATCATGCTGATTCTTGAACAGTTTTGTGAATACACTCAACATGATTAAATTATGCATCTTAATTTTTGAGTTTTGTGATGTGCTGATTAAATCAATATTTTGCAATAGTATAAGTGAATGTGGGGGAGGAATACTAATGGAAACATAAATTATCAATGACACACTATATAGAAGAGTTAtggacagaaaaaagaaaggtaaggAATAAAGAACTATCAGCCTTAAAAGTCCCTAGAGAACTCATGAAACTTAGGCAATGCATTGCATTTTACAGCACATCTGTGAGAAAATATCCAAACATTTGTTGTATGTGATTAATAACATTTGTAACTATCATTAAATGTTATAGAAGAAGTAGTTAAAATACAGGAGCACATATATGAACACAAAAACACATCATCCCACATGCATTAGCACAAAAATAGTGAGT from Ictidomys tridecemlineatus isolate mIctTri1 chromosome 5, mIctTri1.hap1, whole genome shotgun sequence includes:
- the LOC101966885 gene encoding olfactory receptor 4N5, which encodes MDTGNSTVVTEFILLGLTQSQDAQILLFVLVSMFYLIILPGNVLIILTIRSDPGLNAPLYFFLGNLAFLDASYSFIVSPRMLVDFFSEKKVISYNCCITQLFFLHFLGVGEMFLLVIMAFDRYIAICRPLHYATVMSPRVCYALLLALWLGAFAHAIVQVALILHLPFCGPNQLDNFFCDVPQVIKLACTDTYVVELLMVSNNGLLTLLGFLGLLASYAVILCRVKGHSSEGKSKAISTCTTHIIIVFLMFGPATFIYTRPFRVFPVDKVVALFHTVIFPLLNPVIYTLRNQEVKTSMIKLLRQHRVF